A genomic window from Scophthalmus maximus strain ysfricsl-2021 chromosome 17, ASM2237912v1, whole genome shotgun sequence includes:
- the LOC118288432 gene encoding cytochrome P450 2K1 produces the protein MTLFDDFVFFFASNPTTLLGAVVVLFILCLVSSNFPSKEMGKEPPGPMALPLLGNMLQLDLKRPYRTLCELSEKYGPVYSVYFGTDKVVVLAGYKAVKEALVSFAEEFGDRQISPIFDDMNRGHGILFANGETWKEMRRFALTALRDFGMGKKVVEDKIVEECQFLIQMFKEHKGKPFDTKCQVNYATSNIISSIVFGSRFEYDDPRFKNLVRRANENISMAGSASIQLYNMFPRLTRWIKNRQLILQNTKVTMSDVKDLIKQLTETLNPHSCRGFVDCFILRKQKEEDSHVVDTHYNENNLLFTITNLFAAGTDTTASTLRWGLLFLVKYPHIQDQVQEELGRVIGSRPVQMNDRRNLPYTDAVIHETQRLANIVPMAVPHKTSRDVIFQGYFIRQGTTVFPLLTSVLHDENEWESPHTFNPSHFLDKEGKFTKRDAFMPFSAGRRVCLGESLAKMELFLFFASLLQHFRFTPPPGVTEDELDLTPAVGFTLSPSPHVLCAVSRQ, from the exons ATGACTCtttttgatgattttgttttcttcttcgctTCCAATCCCACCACCCTGTTGGGGGCTGTTGTTGTCCTGTTCATCCTTTGCCTTGTCTCCAGCAACTTCCCCTCCAAGGAAATGGGAAAGGAGCCCCCAGGGCCAATGGCTCTGCCCCTGCTTGGCAACATGCTTCAACTTGATCTCAAGAGACCTTACAGAACCCTCTGTGAG CTTTCAGAGAAATATGGTCCTGTGTATTCGGTTTACTTCGGAACAGATAAAGTGGTCGTCCTGGCTGGATACAAGGCAGTCAAAGAGGCTCTGGTCAGCTTCGCAGAAGAGTTTGGAGACCGGCAAATCAGCCCTATATTCGATGATATGAATCGAGGTCATG GAATTCTGTTTGCAAATGGAGAGACATGGAAAGAGATGAGACGCTTTGCCCTCACCGCACTGAGAGACTTTGGGATGGGCAAAAAAGTCGTTGAGGACAAAATCGTAGAGGAGTGTCAGTTTCTGATCCAAATGTTCAAAGAGCACAAAG gtaaacCATTTGATACAAAATGTCAGGTGAATTATGCAACATCCAATATTATCTCCTCCATCGTGTTTGGAAGCCGATTTGAATACGACGACCCTCGATTCAAAAACTTGGTGAGGAGAGCAAATGAGAACATAAGCATGGCAGGTTCTGCATCAATCCAG CTTTACAACATGTTTCCCAGGCTGACAAGATGGATAAAAAACCGGCAGCTCATATTACAAAATACCAAAGTGACCATGTCGGATGTCAAAGATTTGATCAAGCAACTGACAGAGACGCTGAACCCCCACTCCTGCCGGGGGTTCGTGGACTGTTTTATCCTCCggaaacagaaagaagag GACTCTCATGTTGTGGACACCCACTACAATGAGAACAACTTATTATTTACCATAACCAACTTATTTGCTGCTGGTACTGATACCACTGCAAGTACACTCAGATGGGGGTTGCTGTTTTTGGTCAAATATCCACATATACAGG ACCAGgtccaggaggagctgggcaGGGTGATAGGAAGCCGTCCTGTCCAGATGAATGACCGGAGAAACCTGCCGTACACTGATGCCGTCATCCACGAGACACAGAGACTGGCCAACATTGTCCCCATGGCCGTTCCTCACAAAACCAGCCGAGACGTCATCTTCCAGGGCTACTTTATTAGACAG GGAACCactgtgtttcctcttcttACCTCTGTCCTGCATGATGAGAACGAATGGGAGAGCCCACACACTTTCAACCCTTCCCACTTCCTGGATAAGGAGGGTAAATTCACCAAGAGAGACGCCTTCATGCCCTTTTCTGCAG GTCGCAGAGTGTGCCTGGGGGAGAGTCTGGCGAAGATGgagctcttcctcttcttcgcgTCCCTCCTCCAGCACTTCCGCTTCACTCCACCGCCGGGAGTCACAGAGGACGAACTGGATCTTACACCGGCTGTGGGCTTCACCCTCAGCCCTTCACCTCATGTGCTGTGTGCTGTCAGTCGCCAGTGA
- the LOC118288431 gene encoding uncharacterized protein LOC118288431 gives MGRLDEAAKHKVIELRKAGLSFRKIKAVLELENIKVSAQAIYLFLREFQGRPPGRVRPVEAGSSTTAAQVQARVGAIQEGWSNIHLQNLLREATHHAGFAAAADFAKQTSANPEASAKPPGYGETSGGSRTEQPHEGDKEENDIQIVSVTSLAQNSQQRGPQSSVTRAEMGAVSSTLTAPGASVRRRVTPSQATNSMLAARKRLLDKALSHRMKSFQQVATLLRRDHSSVEGSNLRSAMPQPPETYDLTNEKTVMEGQPHGSGAPKRFLTQRPGLSVRSPHPPPRVGIRLPHRPPALLTSTAPGGAIIRLQTTGGQGAARSERNLSPQQDAVGRGGLQDQIQTLGSEVRSLGLAVKMLVDQQCRLEREQAQQTHIQKQILSTLQSFAFKLGPCSSFQQQHNKTPSPSTLPTASAATSFSQDNFNFSPSTYTQCSQTQPSYNSLESLENVEAFKLPGLSPTSMNGFPPCSNAENLPLTHTPSQTQPYAAAYTQQTSQTLLPPYSQAYISTYSQSHSQSFRISESKSSDFPSSCSARTLQDCSLSTQPAVNANHPAQDLQINIIKVEGP, from the exons ATGGGCCGGCTGGATGAAGCAGCCAAACACAAAGTGATAGAGCTGCGGAAAGCTGGTCTGAGCTTCCGGAAGATCAAAGCTGTGCTGGAGCTGGAAAACATCAAGGTGTCCGCCCAGGCTATCTACCTGTTCCTGAGGGAGTTCCAAGGGAGGCCGCCAGGGAGGGTCAGGCCTGTGGAGGCTGGAAGcagcacaacagcagcacaggtGCAAGCTCGAGTAGGGGCGATACAAGAGGGCTGGAGTAACATTCATCTCCAAAACCTACTACGGGAGGCGACTCACCATGCTGGCTTTGCTGCAGCTGCGGATTTTGCAAAACAGACTTCCGCAAATCCAGAGGCTAGTGCAAAGCCACCTGGGTACGGGGAGACCAGCGGAGGCAGCAGGACAGAACAGCCACACGAGGGAGATAAGGAAGAGAATGACATCCAGATTGTCAGCGTCACCTCCCTTGCACAGAACAGCCAACAAAGAGGTCCCCAGTCCTCTGTAACACGGGCAGAGATGGGCGCCGTGTCGTCCACACTAACAGCTCCTGGAGCATCCGTGAGGAGGAGAGTCACACCTTCTCAAGCCACCAACTCAATGTTGGCAGCTCGAAAGAGACTTTTGGACAAAGCGCTGTCACACAGGATGAAG TCATTCCAACAGGTGGCAACATTGCTCAGGAGAGATCACTCGAGTGTTGAGGGTTCTAATTTGAGAAGTGCAATGCCTCAGCCTCCAGAAACGTATGATTTGACCAATGAAAAG ACTGTTATGGAGGGTCAACCTCATGGAAGCGGTGCCCCCAAACGTTTTCTGACACAGAGACCGGGTCTGTCTGTCCGatcccctcaccctcctcctcggGTTGGCATTCGTCTTCCTCATCGACCGCCAGCGCTTTTAACGTCCACAGCTCCTGGGGGTGCCATCATCCGTCTACAGACCACTGGAGGCCAGGGTGCTGCTCGTAGTGAGCGGAACCTGAGCCCTCAGCAGGACGCCGTAGGGAGAGGTGGTCTGCAGGATCAGATTCAGACCCTGGGATCTGAGGTGCGCAGCTTGGGGCTGGCAGTGAAGATGCTCGTGGATCAGCAGTGCCGCCTTGAGAGGGAGCAGGCGCAGCAGACCCACATTCAGAAGCAGATCCTTAGCACTCTGCAGAGCTTCGCCTTCAAACTGGGACCCTGTAGCAGttttcaacagcagcacaacaaaacGCCATCACCCTCTACTTTGCCAACCGCTTCTGCAGCTACCTCCTTCAGCCAAGACAACTTCAACTTTAGTCCGAGTACGTACACACAGTGCAGCCAGACCCAGCCAAGCTACAACTCTTTAGAGAGTTTAGAAAATGTAGAGGCCTTCAAACTGCCAGGACTGAGCCCAACGAGCATGAATGGGTTTCCACCATGTAGCAATGCCGAGAACcttccactcactcacacaccctCTCAAACACAACCATATGCAGCTGCATACACACAGCAAACCAGTCAAACACTCTTGCCGCCCTACTCACAAGCCTACATCTCTACATACAGCCAGTCACATTCTCAGAGTTTCAGAATATCAGAGAGCAAGTCATCGGATTTCCCAAGCAGCTGTTCAGCGAGGACTCTCCAGGACTGCAGTCTGTCCACGCAGCCGGCGGTGAACGCCAACCACCCTGCACAAGATCTACAGATCAATATCATCAAAGTGGAGGGACCTTAA
- the LOC118288436 gene encoding RNA-binding protein with serine-rich domain 1-like, producing the protein MAPSPTKRKEEEKTKDRGKEKIGGKEGDKERGRDKIRKRRSASTGSSSSRSSSSSSSSSGSSSGSSSGSSSSGSSRSGSSGSRSSSSSSSGSPSPSRRRHDNRRRSRSESKTQKRGDDKERRKRSPSPKPTKVHLGRLTRNVTKDHIQEIFSTYGKIKMVDMPVDRLHPHLSRGYAYVDFETPEEAQKALKHMDGGQIDGQEISACAVLTQRVRPPPRRPSPPRRMPPPPPMWRRSPPRMRRRSRSPRRRSPPRRRSRSRSPGRRRHRSRSSSNSSR; encoded by the exons AT GGCTCCATCACCTACAAAgcggaaggaggaggaaaaaactaaaGACAGAGGCAAAGAAAAGATTGGTgggaaggaaggagacaaggagagaggacgggacaAAATAAGAAAGCGTCGCAGTGCCTCCactggaagcagcagcagcag ATCTAGCTCTTCTTCAAGTAGCAGCTCTGGTTCCAGTTCGGGGTCCTCAAGCGGATCCAGCTCATCTGGTTCCAGCCGCTCCGGTTCCTCTGGCTctcgttcctcctcttccagctcctctggCTCCCCGAGCCCCAGCCGCAGGCGACATGACAACCGCCGCCGCTCACGCTCAGA GTCCAAAACACAGAAGAGGGGAGATGATAAGGAACGAAGAAAAAGAAGCCCAAGTCCCAAACCAACTAAAGTTCACCTGGGACGTCTGACCAGGAATGTCACCAAG GACCACATCCAGGAGATCTTCTCCActtatggaaaaataaaaatggttgaTATGCCTGTGGACAGGCTCCACCCACACCTGTCCAGGGGCTACGCCTACGTGGACTTTGAGACCCCCGAGGAGGCCCAGAAGGCCCTCAAACACATGGACGGAG GTCAGATTGACGGACAGGAAATCTCTGCTTGTGCCGTGCTGACTCAGCGAGTCCGTCCTCCACCTCGTAGGCCCTCTCCCCCTCGCAGAatgcccccaccaccacccatgTGGCGTCGCAGCCCACCACGCATGAGGAGGAG GTCCCGCTCCCCGAGGAGGCGGTCTCCACCACGCCGCCGCTCTCGCTCCAGATCTCCTGGTCGCAGGCGCCACCGCTCTCGTTCCAGCTCTAACTCCTCCAGATAG
- the LOC118288434 gene encoding arf-GAP with dual PH domain-containing protein 1, protein MLESLGFSAAEEASRAETTCSIMASDQEKYRRLMKQLLGKPGNGNCADCGAADPEWASYTLGMFVCHSCSGLHRNIAQISKVKSVLLDPWSSADVEFMDSVGNHAAKAKYEQIVPAFYYQPTHKDCTLLREQWIRAKYERKEFLCVERQEPYSAGYREGFLWKRGRDNGQYLSRKFILSEREGVLKYFNKHDAREPKAIMKISTINATFQPTKIGTAHGLQMTYLKDNSTRNIFVYHEDGKEMVDWFNAIRAARFHYLQVAFPGASQSDLLPKLTRNYIKEGYMEKTGPKHKEGFKKRWFTMDDRRLMYFKDPLDAYARGEVFIGSKENGHTVLPGLPPNIQGYHWQFGITIVTPDRDFLFSCETEEDQKDWMATFQTVISRPMLPQDYAVEAYFKHKP, encoded by the exons ATGCTTGAGAGTTTAGGTTTTTCCGCCGCTGAGGAGGCCTCCCGAGCAGAAACCACTTGCAGTATTATGGCCTCGGATCAAGAAAAGTACAGGCGTCTTATGAAACAGCTTCTGGGGAAACCTGGGAATGGAAACTGCGCTGACTGCGGGGCTGCAG ACCCAGAGTGGGCCTCCTATACCCTgggtatgtttgtgtgtcacagctGCTCAGGCCTCCATAGAAACATTGCTCAGATCAGCAAGGTGAAGTCTGTCCTGCTGGATCCCTGGAGCTCCGCAGACGTGGAG TTTATGGATTCTGTTGGTAACCATGCTGCCAAGGCCAAATATGAACAGATAGTTCCTGCCTTCTACTACCAGCCCACACACAAAGACTGCAC GCTCCTGCGGGAACAATGGATCCGAGCCAAGTATGAGAGGAaggagtttttgtgtgtggagaggCAGGAGCCCTACTCGGCAG GCTACAGAGAGGGGTTTCTATGGAAACGAGGCAGAGACAATGGACAGTACCTCAGCCGAAAATTTATTCTGTCCGAAAGGGAGGGTGTTCTGAAGTACTTCAACAAGCATGAT GCCAGAGAGCCCAAAGCCATAATGAAGATCAGTACCATCAACGCCACTTTCCAGCCAACTAAAATTGGCACTGCTCACGGTCTGCAGATGACCTATCTGAAGGACAATAGCACGAGGAATATCTTTGTTTACCACGAGGATGGAAAG GAAATGGTGGACTGGTTCAACGCCATCAGAGCTGCCCGGTTTCACTACCTGCAGGTGGCTTTTCCTGGGGCTTCCCAGTCTGAC TTGTTGCCAAAGTTAACCAGGAACTACATAAAGGAGGGTTACATGGAGAAGACTGGTCCCAAG caCAAAGAAGGCTTCAAGAAGAGGTGGTTTACGATGGACGACAGGAGGCTCATGTACTTCAAAGATCCGCTG GATGCTTATGCACGAGGCGAGGTGTTCATTGGCAGTAAGGAAAACGGCCACACTGTTCTTCCTGGCCTCCCTCCCAACATTCAGGGCTACCATTGGCAGTTTGGAATCACCATAGTGACCCCAGACagggatttccttttttcatgcGAGACTGAAGAGGATCAGAAAGACTGGATGGCTACATTTCAGACTGTTATCAGCAGACCGATGCTGCCTCAGGATTATGCAG TGGAGGCCTATTTTAAGCACAAACCATga